In the genome of Streptomyces lydicus, the window CTGCAGAACGTACCGAGGCAGAGCACGACACCGGCAGGGGAGCAGGCCTCACCCCCCTCACCCCCCTCACCCCCCTCGCCGTCCCGGCCACGCGGGCCGAAGGCTGCCCCTTCGATCCCGCGCCCGGTGTCGAACGGGCCCGCCGGGAGGAACCGGTCACCCGGGCCACGCTGTGGGACGGCTCCACCTGTTGGCTGGTGACCCGGCATCAGGACGTACGGGAGGTGCTCGGCGACCCGCGGTTCAGCGCCGACGCTACCCGGCCCGGCTTCCCCTTCCTCACCGCGGGCGGCCGGGAACTCGCCACCGTCAAACCGACCTTCATCCGCCAGGACGACCCCGAGCACGCACGGCTGCGCCGGATGCTCACCGCCGAATTCATGGTGAAGAAGGTGGAGGCGATGCGCCCCGAGGTGCAGCGCCTCGCCGACGGTCTTCTCGACCGGATGACCGCGGGACGCGACTCGGCGGATCTGGTGGCCGAATTCGCCCTGCCGCTGCCGTCCCTGGTGATCTGCCTGCTGCTCGGCGTCCCGTATGACGACCACAAGTTCTTCCAGGAACGCAGCGGCCTGCTGCTCAGCCTCCGGTCGACGGCCGAGGAGGTGCGCACCGCGCAGGAGGATCTGCGGCGCTATCTGACCCGGCTCGCCGAGTCCAAGCGACGCGATCCGGACGACGGCATCATCAGCCGGCTGGTCGCCCGCGGCGAGCTCGATGACGAGGAAGTCTCCTCGATGGGGCGGCTGTTGCTGATCGCGGGCCATGAGACCACCGCAAACATGACCGCACTGTCCACCCTCGCCCTGCTGCGCAACCCCGACCAGCTGAAGCGACTGCGCGCGGACCCCTCGCTGGTCAAGGGGGCCGTCGAGGAGCTGCTGCGCTATCTGACCATCATCCACAACGGTCTCCCCCGGGTCGCCACCGAGGACGTCACGATCGGCGGCCGCACCATCCGGGCCGGCGAGGGCGTGCTGTGCACCCTCAACTCCGCCAACCGCGACGACGGCGTCTTCCCCGGGGGCGACGCACTCGATGTCGGACGCGATGCCCGGCGTCATATCGCCTTCGGCTTCGGCGTCCACCAGTGCCTGGGCCAGCCGCTCGCCCGGGTGGAACTGCAGATCGCCGTCGAGACGCTGCTGCGCCGGCTCCCGGGCCTGCGGCTCGCCATCCCCTTCGAGGACGTCCGGTTCCGTCACGACATGGGGATCTACGGGGTCCACGCCCTGCCGGTGGCGTGGTGAGCCTCGGCCCGCCCGCCCCTCCACCTCCTCCAGCTCATCCATCTCGTCCATCCCGTCCAGCCCGTTCGCCCGCGGCCTCAGCAGCCCGGCGGCCCATCGTGGGGAGAACCATGCGCGTACACATCGACCAGGAGAAGTGCTGCGGCGCCGGAAGCTGTGTGCTGTCCGCACCGGAGGTGTTCGACCAGCGCGAGGAGGACGGCATCGTCGTCCTCCTCGATGCCGAACCGCCGGCCGGGCTCCATGACGCCGTCCATGAGGCAGTGGCCATCTGCCCGGCCGCGGCGATCTCGGTCGAGCAGGCGGACCGGGCGGGGCGGGTCTAGACGACAGCCCTGGCCAAGGGGAGCCCCCCAGTGCCGGCCCGGCCCGGCCCGCCCCGGCCCCGGCCGCCGGAGGCCACCCCACGGCTCCCGTTCGGCATGCGACATCGGGATGCGGCATCGGGATGCGGCATCGGCATCAACATCGGCATGCGACAGGGGTGCACACGCGTTTACCCTTGAGGGTGAACGCCCGTGCACCCCTGTCCGCCGTTCCGCCGCGCCCTACGGAGAGCCATGCCCGCAGCGATACCGGAGCCCGTCGAGACCGCCGTACCCGGCGGGGCCGGCCACCCGCGCGCACTCGTCGGCGTCCTCGCCTTCTGCGGTGTCGTCGTGGCCGTCATGCAGACCCTCGTCGTACCGCTGCTGCCGCACATCCCCCAGCTCACCGGCGCCACCCCGGCCGCCGCGAGCTGGCTGGTCACCGTCACCCTGCTGACCGGCGCGATCTGCACCCCCGTCCTCGGCAGGGTCGGCGACATGTACGGCAAACGCCGGGTGCTGCTGGCCTCCCTCGGTGTCCTGGTGCTCGGCTCCGTGCTGTGCGCCGTCAGTTCACAGATCGGGGTGCTCATCGCGGGGCGGGCCCTGCAGGGCGCGGCGCTCGCGGTGGTGCCGCTCGGCATCAGCATCATGCGCGACGAGCTGCCGCCGGCCCGGGTGCTGTCCTCGGTCGCGCTGATGAGTTCCACGCTGGGCATCGGCGCCGCGGTCGGGCTGCCGATCGCCGCGCTGGTCATCGAGCACTCCGACTGGCACACCATGTTCTGGGTGTCGGCGGCGCTCGGGCTGCTGGACGTCGTGCTGGTGCTCGGCTGTGTGCCCGAATCGCCACTGCGCTCGCGCGGCCGCTTCGACGTCCTGGGCACGCTCGGCCTGACCGTGTCACTGAGCTGCCTGCTGCTCGCCGTGACCCAGGGCGCCGGCTGGGGCTGGGCCTCCGCGCGCACCCTCGGGCTGCTCGTCGCGGCGGTGCTGACCGGCCTGGCGTGGGGCGCCTACGAACTGCGCTGCGTGTCGCCGATGGTCGATCTGCGGGTCTCGGCCCGGCCCGCGGTGCTGCTGACGAACCTCGCCGCGCTGCTGATCGGCTTCGCCTTCTACGCCAACTCGCTGGCCACCGCACAGATGGTGCAGGAGCCCCGGAACACCGGATACGGGCTGGGCGCGTCCCTCGTGGTCAGCGGGCTGTGCCTGCTCCCGGGCGGGCTGTCGATGGTGGCGCTGTCGCCGGTGTCCGCGCGGATCTCGGCGAAGCACGGACCGAAGGTCACCCTGGCGCTGGCCGCCGCGCTGATGGCGGTGGGGTATGTGGTGCGGTTCTTCACCAGCCACCAGCTGTGGATGATCATCGCGGGTGCGACGGTCGTGGCCTCGGGCACCGCGATCGGCTACTCCGCGCTGCCCGCGCTCGTGATGCGCGCGGTGCCGGCCGCTGAGACCGGGGCGGCCAACGGCCTGAACACCCTGATGCGTTCGGTGGGGCAGGCATTCTGCAGCGCGGCGGTCGCCGCCGTACTGACCAATGTCACCTTCCAGGCGGGCGGCCGGACCGCCCCGACCCTCCATGCGTACCTGCTGGTCTTCCTCATCGCCGGCGCCGCCGCGCTGCTCGCCCTCGCCGTCACGCTGTGCCTGCCCGGGGGCCGCACACCGCCGCCGGCCGGTACGGTCGGACAGGTCCGGCGACCGGCCCCGCCGGCGCGGACGGCGCTCACCCAGGAGGACGCATGACCGCTCAGGCCGAGGCCGCCGCAGCCGCCCCGGAGGGCACGGGCCGCCCGCGCCCGGCCACCGTCCCGACGCCCGCGACCGCCACCCCCACTCCCGCTCCCGGGACGGGCCCCGCCGCCAACACCGATACGGATCCGAGCCCCGCCACCGACCCCGGCACAGACCCGACCCCCGGCGCCGGTACGGAACCGGGCACCGTCCCCGCCCCCGCCACCGACCCCGGCACCGGCCGCGCTGCCATCCTGCACGCCGCCCGGCGGGCCTTCGCCCTGCGTCCGTACGCCGAGGTCACGCTGCGCGGTATCGCGGCCGACGCGGGAGTGAGCGCCTCATTGATCGTCAAGCGGTTCGGCAGCAAGGAACAGCTCTTCGCCGCCGTGGCCGACTTCGGCCCGGCGGCCGACGCGCTGTTCGGCGCGCCGCTGCCGGAACTCGGCCGGCACCTGGTGCACACCCTCGTCGGCCAACGCCGCGCCCAGCAGGGCGATCCGCTGCTGCGCGTCGTCTTCTCGCTGGGCATCAGCGACGAACGCTCGCTGCTGCGCGACCGGTTCCAGGAGCAGATCACCGACCGGCTCGCCACCCTGCTCACCGGCCCCGACGCCGCTCTCCGGGCCGAACTGATCGCCGCCCAGCTGATCGGCCTGGGCGCCACCCTCAGCATCCACCGCACCGGCGCCGCCTCCCAGGCCCCGCCCGAACGGCTCGCCGACCTCTACGCGCCCGCCCTCCAGCGGCTCATCGACGGCTGACCCGGCCCGGCGCAAGCCGGCCTACGACCGGGGCACCAGCCCGTCCTCGACCAGCCCGGCCAGCACCGCCTCCCCCAGCGCCTGCACCGCGGACTGCGGCCGCACCATCACCGTGAACTCCTTGATCCGGCCCGCCTCGTCGAACTGCAGCAGATCGATGCCGTGGATCTGCTTGCCGTTCACGGTGGCCCGGAAGACCAGGACCGTCGAGTCGGCAGTGCCGCCGTCCGGCCCCGCCGCCGTCTGGGCGCTGCCCTCGAGCTCGCCGACGTAACGGAAGTCCTGGAACGTACGGAGCAGTACCCCGAAGAGCCCGAGCACCATCGGCCGCCCCTCGAAGGGCGTGAACTTCACCGGGCTGTACAGGCGCACGTCCTCGGTGAACAGCTCCTCCACCCCGTCGAGATCCGCTGCCTCCACCGCCGCCTTGAAGCGGTCCGCCGTCGTCCCCATCGCTCGTCCTCCTCACCCCGGCCGGACGCACGATCCGGCCGGCCCTCATGGCTCATAGTCGCGACTATGATTAGTCATATTCTTGAGTATGGGAAGGGCGGTGGCCTGAGGACATGGCCCTCAAGCACGCAGTGCTGGCCGCACTGCTGGACGGCGAGTACAGCGGCTACCAACTGGCCAAGGCCTTCGACGCCGGTGTCGCCAACTTCTGGCACGCGCTGCCGCAGCAGCTCTATACGGAGCTGGCCAAGCTGGAGGCGCAGGGGCTGATCGCCGGCCGCCAGGTGGTCCAGGAGACCCGGCCCAACAAACGGCTGTTCCACGTCACCGACGAGGGCCTGGCCGAACTGGAGCGGTTTGCCACGGCCGCGTCCAAACCGTCGTTCATCCGTGATGATCTGCTGGTCAAAGTGCAGGCCGTGGACCGGATCGACGCCGCGCCGGTGATCGAGCAGCTGACGGAGCGGGCGCGGGTCGCCGCCGCCAAGGCCGAGATCTTCGACCAGTTGCTGACCCGGCTGCGCGGCGGCAGGGACGAGGCGGAATTCCTGGCCGCCGGCGACCGGATCGGCCCGTATCTGACCTGTCTGCGCGGCTTGGGTTTCGAACGGGAGACCCAGGCGTGGTGCGAGCGGATCGCCGGCGTCCTGCGGGAGCGGAGCGAGGCACGCCCGCGCCCCCGGTGAACCGTTCCCCAGAACTCCTTCGTGTGACTCCGGACATCAGCCGACGCGCACCCGGGAAACAGACATTCCACAAGAAAAAGGAATGGAAGGGAATATCCCCATGCGTCTTCGCCACACCGTCACCACCGCCGTCGGCGCCCTCGCGCTCGCCCTGGCCCTGCCCACCGCCTCGGCCGGAGCGGCCACCGGCCCCTTCACCTACGTGTACACCGACTCCACCGGCACCCCGCACGTGGGCCTGCTCGCCGACCCGCCCAGCCGGGCGTGCCTCGCCCTCCCCGAGGTGACCGACCCCACCGTCCAGCCCGCCCACACCCCGAAGAACTACACCTCGTCCGTCGTCACGGTCTTCACGGGCTCCGACTGCACCGGCGACCACTTCAGCCTCCGGCCGAACGGCGGTCACGCCTCGGAGCAGCTGAAGGTCCGTTCGGTGGTCTTCTCCTGATCCGACGCCACCACTTGCTCCGACGCCACCACCTGATCCGGCGTCATCAGCTACTCCGACGTCACCACGTGGCCCGACGTCACCATGTGGCCCGACGTCACCACCTGCTCTGACGTCCCCACCTGCTCTGACGTCCCCACCTGGTCCGAAGCCAGCTTCCGGAGCGCTTCGGCCGACCGCGACCCCGGTTCGGCGTGGTAGGTGATCACCTGCTGGTCGGGGTCCGCGGGCAGGGTCAGGGTCTCGTACGCCAGGGTCAGCCGCCCGGCCCGCGGATGGCGCAGGACCTTGCTGCCGAACCCCTTGTCCTGCACGTCGTGGGCAGCCCACAACTGCCGGAATTCCGCGCTCCCGAGCGAGAGCCTGCCGATCAGCGAGGCCATCTCGGGGTCGTCCGGATAACGGCCCGCATCGCGCCGCAGATAGCCGACCACGGCGGCGGCCTTGGCGTCCCAGTCCTCGTAGAGCTCGCGCGCGGCCGGATCCAGGAACACCTGCCAGGCCAGATTGCGGCGCTCGGGCGGCAGCGCGGCGAAGTCGCCGAGCAGGGCGCAGGCGAGCCGGTTCCAGCCGATGATGTCCAGCCGCCGGCCGAGGACATAGGCCGGGACGCGCTCCATCGTGTCGATCAGCTGCTGCAGCGCGGGGCGCACCCCTTGCGGACGGGCGGCGGGGCGGATGCGGCGGGAGACCGGGCGGGCGAGATGGGTGAGGTGATCGCGCTCGACGGCGGTCAGCCGCAGGGCGGTGGCGATGGCGTCCAGTACGGCGGACGAGACATTGCGGCCGCGGCCCTGTTCGAGGCGGATGTAGTACGCCACACTCACCCCGGCGAGCTGCGCCAGCTCCTCCCGGCGCAGCCCCGGCACCCGGCGCCGCCCGCCGTACTCCGGCAGCCCGACGTCCTGCGGCCGCAGCCGGGCGCGCCGGGAACGCAGGAACTCACTCAACTCCGTTCGCTGATCCATGACCGCAGTCTGCGACCGCGGACCGGGCCGGAGGGGGGTTCCGTCAGTAGTAGGCACGCCATGCATACGTTCAAGAGTGCACTGGTTACGGCCGGCGGGACGCCGCATTCTCGGTGGCATGACCCACACCTCTGCCTTCGCGTACGCCGCACCCGCCCCGAAAGCACCGCTGGAGCGGATCTCGATTCCGCGCCGCGAGCTGGGTGCCCACGACATCCTGATCGACATCAAGTACGCCGGTATCTGCCACTCCGACATCCACACCGCGCGCGCCGAGTGGGGCGACGGCGGGGCCTTCCCGATCGTCCCCGGCCATGAGATCGCCGGTGTGGTCGCCGAGGTCGGCGCCGAGGTCACCCGCTACAAGGCGGGCGACCGGGTCGGCGTCGGCTGCTTCGTCGACTCCTGCCGGGAGTGCGAGAACTGCCGGGCCGGG includes:
- a CDS encoding MFS transporter yields the protein MPAAIPEPVETAVPGGAGHPRALVGVLAFCGVVVAVMQTLVVPLLPHIPQLTGATPAAASWLVTVTLLTGAICTPVLGRVGDMYGKRRVLLASLGVLVLGSVLCAVSSQIGVLIAGRALQGAALAVVPLGISIMRDELPPARVLSSVALMSSTLGIGAAVGLPIAALVIEHSDWHTMFWVSAALGLLDVVLVLGCVPESPLRSRGRFDVLGTLGLTVSLSCLLLAVTQGAGWGWASARTLGLLVAAVLTGLAWGAYELRCVSPMVDLRVSARPAVLLTNLAALLIGFAFYANSLATAQMVQEPRNTGYGLGASLVVSGLCLLPGGLSMVALSPVSARISAKHGPKVTLALAAALMAVGYVVRFFTSHQLWMIIAGATVVASGTAIGYSALPALVMRAVPAAETGAANGLNTLMRSVGQAFCSAAVAAVLTNVTFQAGGRTAPTLHAYLLVFLIAGAAALLALAVTLCLPGGRTPPPAGTVGQVRRPAPPARTALTQEDA
- a CDS encoding TetR family transcriptional regulator, whose protein sequence is MTAQAEAAAAAPEGTGRPRPATVPTPATATPTPAPGTGPAANTDTDPSPATDPGTDPTPGAGTEPGTVPAPATDPGTGRAAILHAARRAFALRPYAEVTLRGIAADAGVSASLIVKRFGSKEQLFAAVADFGPAADALFGAPLPELGRHLVHTLVGQRRAQQGDPLLRVVFSLGISDERSLLRDRFQEQITDRLATLLTGPDAALRAELIAAQLIGLGATLSIHRTGAASQAPPERLADLYAPALQRLIDG
- a CDS encoding nuclear transport factor 2 family protein; its protein translation is MGTTADRFKAAVEAADLDGVEELFTEDVRLYSPVKFTPFEGRPMVLGLFGVLLRTFQDFRYVGELEGSAQTAAGPDGGTADSTVLVFRATVNGKQIHGIDLLQFDEAGRIKEFTVMVRPQSAVQALGEAVLAGLVEDGLVPRS
- a CDS encoding helix-turn-helix domain-containing protein, with the protein product MDQRTELSEFLRSRRARLRPQDVGLPEYGGRRRVPGLRREELAQLAGVSVAYYIRLEQGRGRNVSSAVLDAIATALRLTAVERDHLTHLARPVSRRIRPAARPQGVRPALQQLIDTMERVPAYVLGRRLDIIGWNRLACALLGDFAALPPERRNLAWQVFLDPAARELYEDWDAKAAAVVGYLRRDAGRYPDDPEMASLIGRLSLGSAEFRQLWAAHDVQDKGFGSKVLRHPRAGRLTLAYETLTLPADPDQQVITYHAEPGSRSAEALRKLASDQVGTSEQVGTSEQVVTSGHMVTSGHVVTSE
- a CDS encoding ferredoxin: MRVHIDQEKCCGAGSCVLSAPEVFDQREEDGIVVLLDAEPPAGLHDAVHEAVAICPAAAISVEQADRAGRV
- a CDS encoding PadR family transcriptional regulator; translated protein: MALKHAVLAALLDGEYSGYQLAKAFDAGVANFWHALPQQLYTELAKLEAQGLIAGRQVVQETRPNKRLFHVTDEGLAELERFATAASKPSFIRDDLLVKVQAVDRIDAAPVIEQLTERARVAAAKAEIFDQLLTRLRGGRDEAEFLAAGDRIGPYLTCLRGLGFERETQAWCERIAGVLRERSEARPRPR
- a CDS encoding cytochrome P450, translated to MTTAERTEAEHDTGRGAGLTPLTPLTPLAVPATRAEGCPFDPAPGVERARREEPVTRATLWDGSTCWLVTRHQDVREVLGDPRFSADATRPGFPFLTAGGRELATVKPTFIRQDDPEHARLRRMLTAEFMVKKVEAMRPEVQRLADGLLDRMTAGRDSADLVAEFALPLPSLVICLLLGVPYDDHKFFQERSGLLLSLRSTAEEVRTAQEDLRRYLTRLAESKRRDPDDGIISRLVARGELDDEEVSSMGRLLLIAGHETTANMTALSTLALLRNPDQLKRLRADPSLVKGAVEELLRYLTIIHNGLPRVATEDVTIGGRTIRAGEGVLCTLNSANRDDGVFPGGDALDVGRDARRHIAFGFGVHQCLGQPLARVELQIAVETLLRRLPGLRLAIPFEDVRFRHDMGIYGVHALPVAW